A region from the Populus trichocarpa isolate Nisqually-1 chromosome 18, P.trichocarpa_v4.1, whole genome shotgun sequence genome encodes:
- the LOC7493372 gene encoding heptahelical transmembrane protein 2 gives MRKNAKKVNQQVKMDHSMDEKTEKVKNSKQRMKKRSRLLTYKELPDYLQDNEYILDYYRCEWPLKDAFFSVFSWHNETLNVWTHLGGFLIFLGLLVLSFMEESTENIEGLITSFSRAKVSGPLMTLMMMKKNQDLNVSDNHIFPDSVLMRHISQQSVFHKQDGSDKVIPRWPWFVFLSGAMMCLVCSSLSHLLACHSKRFNLFFWRLDYAGISLMIVCSFFAPIYYAFYCNPYPRFFYLTSITVLGVLAIITLLAPVFSTPRFRPFRATLFLIMGFSGVIPAAHAVVLHWGHPHIFVSLGYELVMAIFYTAGVGFYITRIPERLKPGAFDIAGHSHQIFHVFVVLAALSHCAATLVMMDFRRRSPACAC, from the exons ATGAGGAAAAACGCGAAGAAGGTGAACCAGCAAGTGAAGATGGATCACTCAATGGATGAGAAAACAGAGAAAGTGAAAAATTCAAAGCAGAGAATGAAGAAGAGGTCGAGATTATTGACATACAAAGAGTTGCCAGATTATTTGCAAGATAATGAGTATATATTGGATTACTATCGATGCGAATGGCCTTTAAAGGATGCATTTTTTAGCGTATTTTCTTGGCACAACGAAACTCTCAATGTCTGGAC CCATTTAGGGGGTTTCTTAATATTTCTGGGATTGCTGGTTTTGAGTTTCATGGAGGAGAGCACGGAGAATATTGAAGGTTTAATCACCAGTTTCTCCAG AGCAAAAGTTTCTGGACCGCTGATGAcactgatgatgatgaagaagaatcaAGACTTGAACGTCTCAGATAATCATATCTTTcct GATTCGGTCTTAATGAGGCACATTTCACAGCAATCAGTCTTCCATAAGCAGGATGGTTCTGATAAGGTTATTCCTAGATGGCCATGGTTTGTTTTCCTATCTGGGGCGATGATGTGCTTGGTCTGCAGCTCCCTCTCCCACCTCCTTGCTTGCCATTCCAAACGCTTCAATTTGTTCTTCTGGCGCCTAGATTATGCTGGCATCTCCCTTATGATAGTTTGTTCATTCTTTGCTCCCATCTATTATGCCTTCTATTGCAACCCCTATCCACGGTTCTTTTATCTAACCTCCATAACTGTGCTTGGTGTACTTGCAATCATCACCCTCCTTGCGCCTGTTTTTTCCACTCCTCGTTTCAGACCTTTCAGGGCCACCCTCTTCCTCATCATGGGTTTTTCAGGGGTGATTCCTGCAGCACACGCAGTTGTCCTCCACTGGGGGCATCCACATATATTTGTATCCCTCGGATATGAGCTTGTTATGGCAATTTTCTACACTGCAGGAGTTGGTTTTTACATCACTAGAATACCAGAACGTTTGAAGCCTGGTGCATTTGACATTGCTGGGCACAGCCATCAGATTTTTCACGTGTTTGTTGTTCTAGCAGCACTTTCTCACTGTGCTGCCACACTAGTTATGATGGATTTTCGCCGGAGATCTCCAGCGTGTGCATGTTAA